The Dyadobacter sp. 676 DNA window AAGTTCGATCAGCATCGACAGGATTCTGATAAAGTCGACGTAAATCGTCTCGGTCTCATTCAAAACCCTTCTAACGAGTTTCTCTCCATCCGAATTAGTCTGCCGGTTATAAGCTTCATAGGCACTTTGTGCTACCTTCAATACCTGTGCCGGGAGCTCCTCGTCTTCGTTGGGCCTGCCGTTTTTGATCAGTTCGTCGAGTGTCATGCTCGCGAGGCGCTTCATTCCCGAGAGCTTTTTCTTGTCCTGAAACTCCATCGAGTTAAGGTCCGGGGCAAAGGCTTCTTCAATATGATCGAGTGCCAGCAGGCGGTTTGCATCGGCGGTGAGCTGCCGCGCATAAAGCGCCTGCACGGCCTTGGTTCTTAGTAATCTTCTATTCAGCATAAGCCGGAATACTATTTGGATAAAAGGTACAGTAAATCAAAGAACGTGTCTGCATGTTTTGCAAGGCATTCTGCTTGTACCCCGCATTTATTGTTTTGAAAATCGACCGCAAAATTATACTATTTTGTTCACAATCGGAAAATTGGCGCGCGACGTTTTAATTTTGCAACGTTTTGGTAAAATAGGATGTTGGCTAGAAAGCATCCTGCGCCATCGACAAAAATCTGAACAGGTGAAAGCACTGAAATCCCTTAATAAGTATTTGTGGAAATATAAGTGGTACCTCATCCTCGGTATCATTTTCACGATTATATCCAATCTTTTCGGCATTATCCCGGCCCAGCTCGTACGTTACGCACTCGACCTGGTGATCGAAACGCTCGATATTTATTACCTCTTCAATGGCGTGTCGCTCCAAACCGACATGTATGACATTTTCGCGTTCAGCATTTTGCTCTACGGCTTCCTGATCCTGCTGATGGCACTGCTCAAAGGGATATTTCTCTTTCTGGTCCGGCAAACGATCATCGTCATGTCGCGGCACATCGAGTTCGAGCTTAAAAACGACATTTATCAGCACTACCAGACACTACCTGCCGCCTTTTTCCGCCGTCACAGCACCGGCGACCTCATGGCGCGCATTTCGGAAGATGTCAGTAACGTCCGGATTTACGTCGGCCCGGCACTGATGTACGGTATTAACCTCATCGTGCTGTTTTTCCTCGTGATTTCCTACATGATTTCGGTAAGCCCGAAACTGACTTTTTACGTTTTGTTACCCCTCCCGGTACTCTCCGTAAGTGTTTATGTGGTCAACAGCATGATCATGAAGCGCTCGCAGGAAATCCAGAAGCAACTTTCGGCGCTTTCGACTTACGTGCAGGAGGCGTTTTCAGGGATACGCGTAATCAAATCCTTTGTTCAGGAAGACCGGTCGTTTGTTAATTTTCAAAAAGAAGCGGAAGTTTTCAAAACCAAATCACTGGGCCTCACCAAAGTAGACGCGTTCTTCTACCCTATGATTGTCCTTCTGATAGGCCTGAGCAACATCCTGGTCATTTATATCGGCGGACAGGAAATTATCAACGGCCGTCTCACCCCCGGAAATATTACGGAGTTCATATTATACGTGAATATGCTTACCTGGCCGGTGATGGCGCTGGGATGGACAACGAGCCAGATCCAACGTGCCGCATCGTCGCAGCTTCGGATCAATGAGTTTTTGAATGAAAAAACAACGCTGGTTTCCGAGAAAAATCTCAGCAAACCTGTCAATGGTAAAGTAACCTTCCGGCATGTGGGCTTTGTCTACCCGGATTCAGGCATTAAAGCGTTGCATGATTTCGATTTGACGGTGGAAGCGGGCGAAGCGGTGGCGATCCTGGGAACGACCGGTTCAGGAAAGAGCACCCTGGCCCATTTGCTATGCCGGCTCTACGACCCGACCGAAGGCGAAATCCTGATCGACGATATTCCGATGAAAGACTACGACGTTCACGGTTACCGTCGTCAGATCGGCTATGTTCCACAAGATGTATTCCTATTTTCCGACACCATCCAGAATAACGTGCGCTTCGGCACCGAGGACATGCCTTTTGAGAGGATCGAACAGGCAGTGAAAGATGCCGATTTGTACAACAATATCAGGGATTTTCCGCAAGGTTACGAAACCATGCTCGGCGAAAGGGGCATTACGCTTTCCGGCGGACAAAAACAGCGCCTCTCCATCGCCCGCGCCATCGCCCGCGACCCGAAGATCCTCGTTCTCGACGATTGCCTTTCCGCAGTGGACACCAACACCGAGAACATCATCCTCAACAATATGAAGCGGATCATGGATCAGCGCACTTCCGTGATCATCTCCCACCGCGTCTCCTCCGCCAAGCTGGCCGATAAAATCGTTGTCCTCGACGAAGGCCGCATTGTGGAGCAGGGCACACATGGCGAGCTTATGGCGCTGAATGGCGCCTATAAAGAGCTGTATGAAAAACAGTTGATTTCGGAAGAGGTGTAAAATACAACCGTGCTTGGATTGCCCGATATTTATTGGTTATCTTTGAATAATCACAAACACCAGGCACGCTATGCAACACACGGTCACCATCGACATTCTCGACGATAATGCACTCGCTCTTTTAAGGAGCCTTGAAAATCTACATATTATTCGTCTACACGAGAGCACGCTACGTATTAAGGATACAAGCGCCATACGTTTCCTGAAAGGCAAAATGACGAAGCAGCCAATTGAGGAGGTGGAGCGTCAACTCAGGGAATTGCGTGGCAAATGAACCAGGCTTATCTCTGGGATACCAGCATTGCT harbors:
- a CDS encoding ABC transporter ATP-binding protein — encoded protein: MKALKSLNKYLWKYKWYLILGIIFTIISNLFGIIPAQLVRYALDLVIETLDIYYLFNGVSLQTDMYDIFAFSILLYGFLILLMALLKGIFLFLVRQTIIVMSRHIEFELKNDIYQHYQTLPAAFFRRHSTGDLMARISEDVSNVRIYVGPALMYGINLIVLFFLVISYMISVSPKLTFYVLLPLPVLSVSVYVVNSMIMKRSQEIQKQLSALSTYVQEAFSGIRVIKSFVQEDRSFVNFQKEAEVFKTKSLGLTKVDAFFYPMIVLLIGLSNILVIYIGGQEIINGRLTPGNITEFILYVNMLTWPVMALGWTTSQIQRAASSQLRINEFLNEKTTLVSEKNLSKPVNGKVTFRHVGFVYPDSGIKALHDFDLTVEAGEAVAILGTTGSGKSTLAHLLCRLYDPTEGEILIDDIPMKDYDVHGYRRQIGYVPQDVFLFSDTIQNNVRFGTEDMPFERIEQAVKDADLYNNIRDFPQGYETMLGERGITLSGGQKQRLSIARAIARDPKILVLDDCLSAVDTNTENIILNNMKRIMDQRTSVIISHRVSSAKLADKIVVLDEGRIVEQGTHGELMALNGAYKELYEKQLISEEV